From Veillonella dispar, one genomic window encodes:
- a CDS encoding ribonucleotide-diphosphate reductase subunit beta → MEKKLIFNEHGERGTQSMIGGNTTNLREWNRIKYDWANQMYRTMLNNFWIPEEISLNEDVKQFPYLTDYERRAFDKIIAFLNFLDSIQSENLPNLSRYITASEVASLLNIQAFQEEIHAQSYSYILDTVTNPITRDKIYDEWRTDKTLLERNRFIADAYQRFSDDPSEANLIHTIIANYILEGIYFYSGFSFFYTLARQGKMTATSTIFKYINRDEVTHLVLFQNIIRELRRERPDLFTPELEAKITDMIRQGAENEIAWGQYITDDKILGLNNVLIERYIKYLANIRLEAIGLPHLYPEIKDNPMEWIESFSNLNSTKTDFFEAKVTNYTKAAAFDFDDLE, encoded by the coding sequence ATGGAGAAAAAACTGATTTTCAACGAACATGGTGAACGTGGCACGCAATCTATGATTGGCGGCAACACAACAAACCTTCGCGAATGGAACCGTATCAAGTACGACTGGGCTAACCAAATGTACCGCACAATGCTCAACAACTTCTGGATTCCTGAAGAGATTTCCTTGAACGAAGACGTTAAGCAATTCCCATACTTAACAGATTACGAACGCCGTGCATTCGATAAAATCATTGCGTTCTTGAACTTCCTTGATTCCATTCAATCTGAAAACTTGCCTAACTTGAGCCGTTATATTACAGCCTCTGAAGTGGCATCCTTATTGAATATCCAAGCATTCCAAGAAGAAATTCACGCTCAAAGTTATTCCTACATTTTGGATACTGTAACGAACCCTATTACACGTGACAAAATTTATGACGAATGGCGTACAGATAAAACATTGCTTGAACGTAACCGTTTCATCGCCGATGCATATCAACGGTTTAGCGATGATCCTAGCGAAGCAAACCTTATTCACACAATCATTGCAAACTATATCTTAGAAGGTATTTACTTCTACTCTGGCTTTAGCTTCTTCTACACATTGGCACGCCAAGGTAAAATGACAGCTACATCTACAATCTTCAAATACATTAACCGCGACGAAGTAACTCACCTTGTATTGTTCCAAAACATCATCCGCGAGTTACGTCGTGAACGCCCTGACTTGTTCACTCCTGAACTAGAAGCGAAAATCACTGACATGATTCGTCAAGGTGCAGAAAATGAAATCGCATGGGGTCAATACATCACTGATGATAAAATCCTCGGCCTTAACAATGTTCTTATCGAACGCTATATCAAATACCTTGCCAATATCCGCTTAGAAGCAATCGGCTTGCCTCATCTATATCCTGAAATCAAGGATAATCCAATGGAATGGATCGAAAGCTTCTCTAACTTGAATAGTACAAAAACAGACTTCTTCGAAGCAAAAGTTACAAACTATACAAAAGCAGCGGCATTCGATTTTGATGATTTAGAATAG
- a CDS encoding ribonucleoside-diphosphate reductase subunit alpha, which translates to MEIMIKKRDGHFEPLSVEKTKRMIAFACLGLDSCDPLELEMDAKLQFVDGMTTKEIQKTLVQTAIEKVISKKDDGFGNQVNKMNQDWQFVAARLFLFDLYKEAAITRRYKAFGYGNFPNLVHMLVEEKKYADFFVTEYTADELQELGDYIKPKRDYLFNYEGLKLLADRYLVKGFNKEIYELPQERFMAIAMHLALVEGENKVEYAKKFYDLMSQLKMTTATPTLANAGTPFHQLSSCFISGVDDNLWSIYDVNSKFSRVSKHGGALGIYLGKVRALNSDIRGFKNSSGGVIPWIRLYNDTAVAVDQLGKRKGGATVTLDIWHKDFYEFVELRTNNGDDRRKAHDIFPAISVPNIFMERMIARENFTLFDPHEILAVKGYALEDYYDTDDNKEFTKRYLECEQDPNLHGIEVPALDMMKKIMRSAVETGTPFIFFRDTVNAANPNKHAGMIYASNLCHEIAQNVGFTNLAEEIINEDGTITTKTNTGDMVTCNLNSISLGRITDEELEENIALQIRMLDNVISINQAPVPESRMTSDKYRAIGLGTSGYHHYLVNHDIQWESDEHIEVADKLFENIAYYAIKASMELAKEKGAYPAFKGSEWETGEYFTRRGYTSDRWKQLAADVAKYGIRNGYLMAVAPTGSTSNIANTTAGIDPIFKKFFIEEKKGSFTPKTAPDLNNKTFWLYKEAHTIDQQWSIKACGVRQRHIDQAQSFNLYITPQMKAKEILDLYVEAYKQGIKTIYYIRNQSLEMDECTSCSS; encoded by the coding sequence ATGGAGATTATGATCAAGAAACGGGATGGCCATTTCGAGCCTTTGTCCGTTGAAAAAACGAAACGTATGATTGCCTTCGCATGTTTGGGGTTAGATTCTTGTGATCCACTAGAATTGGAAATGGATGCGAAGTTACAATTCGTTGATGGTATGACTACTAAAGAGATTCAAAAAACTTTAGTACAAACGGCTATCGAAAAGGTTATCTCTAAAAAAGACGACGGTTTCGGCAACCAAGTTAATAAAATGAACCAAGATTGGCAATTTGTAGCGGCTCGTCTATTCTTGTTCGATCTCTATAAAGAAGCAGCTATTACACGCCGTTACAAAGCATTCGGTTATGGCAACTTCCCAAATCTTGTACACATGCTTGTAGAGGAGAAAAAATACGCTGACTTCTTCGTTACTGAATATACAGCTGACGAATTGCAAGAATTAGGCGATTACATCAAGCCTAAACGAGACTATCTCTTCAACTATGAAGGTCTTAAATTATTGGCTGACCGTTACTTGGTAAAAGGCTTCAACAAAGAAATCTACGAATTACCTCAAGAACGTTTCATGGCTATCGCTATGCACTTGGCATTAGTAGAAGGCGAAAACAAAGTAGAATACGCTAAGAAATTCTACGATTTGATGAGTCAATTAAAAATGACAACAGCTACACCTACATTAGCAAATGCAGGCACACCATTCCATCAATTGTCCTCATGCTTCATCTCTGGTGTAGATGACAACTTATGGTCCATTTACGACGTAAACAGCAAATTCTCCCGCGTATCTAAACACGGTGGTGCTCTTGGTATCTACCTTGGTAAAGTTCGTGCCTTGAACTCCGACATCCGCGGGTTCAAAAACTCCTCTGGTGGCGTTATTCCTTGGATCCGTTTGTACAATGATACAGCTGTTGCAGTAGATCAATTGGGTAAGCGTAAAGGCGGCGCTACAGTAACACTTGATATTTGGCATAAAGACTTCTACGAATTTGTAGAACTTCGTACAAACAATGGTGATGACCGTCGTAAAGCACACGATATCTTCCCTGCTATCTCTGTTCCAAACATCTTCATGGAACGTATGATTGCTCGTGAAAACTTCACCCTCTTCGATCCTCATGAAATCTTAGCTGTAAAAGGTTATGCCTTAGAAGACTACTACGATACTGATGACAATAAGGAATTCACAAAACGTTACCTTGAATGTGAACAAGATCCTAACTTACACGGTATCGAAGTACCAGCATTAGACATGATGAAAAAAATCATGCGCTCCGCTGTTGAAACGGGTACACCGTTCATCTTCTTCCGCGATACTGTAAACGCTGCAAACCCTAACAAACATGCAGGTATGATTTACGCATCCAACTTGTGCCACGAAATCGCACAAAACGTTGGGTTCACTAATCTTGCTGAAGAAATTATCAACGAAGACGGTACTATCACTACGAAAACAAATACAGGTGACATGGTTACATGTAACTTGAACTCCATCAGCCTTGGCCGTATTACTGACGAAGAGTTAGAAGAAAATATTGCCCTTCAAATTCGAATGCTAGACAATGTTATCTCTATCAACCAAGCGCCAGTGCCAGAGTCTCGCATGACGTCTGATAAATACCGCGCTATTGGTCTTGGTACTTCTGGTTACCACCACTACCTTGTAAACCACGATATCCAATGGGAATCTGATGAGCACATCGAAGTAGCAGACAAATTATTCGAAAACATCGCCTACTATGCTATCAAAGCTTCCATGGAATTGGCTAAAGAAAAAGGTGCATACCCTGCATTTAAAGGTTCCGAATGGGAAACTGGTGAATACTTCACACGTCGTGGCTATACATCTGATCGTTGGAAACAATTAGCTGCAGACGTTGCTAAATATGGTATCCGTAATGGTTACTTGATGGCTGTAGCGCCTACTGGTTCTACTTCCAATATTGCGAATACTACAGCTGGTATCGACCCAATCTTCAAAAAATTCTTCATTGAAGAAAAGAAAGGTTCTTTCACACCAAAAACTGCACCAGATTTGAACAATAAAACATTCTGGCTCTACAAAGAAGCTCATACAATCGACCAACAATGGTCTATCAAAGCTTGTGGCGTACGTCAACGTCATATTGACCAAGCACAATCTTTCAACTTGTATATCACACCTCAAATGAAGGCGAAAGAAATTCTAGACCTTTATGTTGAGGCCTACAAACAAGGTATCAAAACAATCTACTATATCCGTAACCAATCCCTTGAAATGGATGAGTGCACAAGCTGCTCCTCCTAA
- a CDS encoding nicotinate-nucleotide--dimethylbenzimidazole phosphoribosyltransferase yields MKDNSVLPIEEQLNRFLQPKCLIPGGLGLWEVYFRKICTAWGEISGDIRPQHIIFSADNGCNMEGYVGYNYEVTQKQSRNMLLGRSSATQFCNFNNIPYEVVDVGIASDDGIGVDCKVAKGTKNILNHPAMTEDEFNRAFQAGYERVEHYVAKGINLFSFGEMGLGNTTTSACVLSALTGADPTETVGPGSWPNKPDLMKRKIDFVRSVLDTHKDRIVAESEPQRVRRIVAHVGGFDIAAILGAMLACVEFKKPFVIDGFITSVAAACAVHINDCVKDYALPSHNSREKGTELALAEVGITQDMVPIQAQMSMGEGTGAILMVQMLKTTQYMFVNVGTFADLMKL; encoded by the coding sequence ATGAAAGATAACTCAGTATTACCAATCGAGGAACAATTAAATAGATTTCTTCAACCCAAATGTTTAATCCCAGGTGGTCTAGGCTTGTGGGAGGTATATTTCCGCAAGATTTGTACGGCTTGGGGCGAGATTAGTGGTGACATTAGACCTCAACATATCATATTTTCTGCCGATAATGGTTGTAATATGGAAGGCTATGTAGGCTATAACTACGAGGTAACGCAAAAGCAGTCTCGTAATATGCTTTTAGGTCGTTCATCGGCAACACAGTTTTGTAACTTTAACAACATTCCCTATGAGGTTGTAGATGTAGGCATTGCCTCAGATGATGGTATTGGTGTGGATTGCAAAGTAGCGAAGGGGACAAAGAATATTTTGAACCATCCTGCTATGACAGAGGATGAATTTAATCGTGCCTTTCAAGCTGGATATGAACGAGTTGAACATTATGTGGCAAAAGGAATAAATCTTTTTTCCTTTGGTGAAATGGGGTTAGGCAATACCACAACCTCTGCTTGTGTGTTGTCCGCTTTAACTGGGGCTGATCCAACAGAAACGGTCGGACCTGGTTCTTGGCCGAATAAACCAGATTTGATGAAGCGTAAAATTGACTTTGTCCGTTCTGTATTAGATACACATAAGGATCGTATTGTTGCTGAAAGTGAACCTCAACGAGTTCGTAGAATTGTAGCCCATGTAGGGGGCTTTGATATTGCTGCTATTCTTGGAGCTATGCTAGCTTGTGTTGAGTTTAAAAAGCCCTTCGTCATTGATGGCTTTATTACATCGGTAGCGGCGGCTTGTGCGGTACATATAAATGATTGCGTTAAGGATTATGCATTGCCATCTCATAACTCTCGAGAAAAAGGCACAGAGCTCGCATTGGCTGAGGTGGGGATTACACAAGATATGGTACCTATCCAAGCCCAAATGTCGATGGGCGAAGGCACCGGCGCCATTTTGATGGTACAAATGTTAAAAACCACACAGTACATGTTTGTAAACGTTGGGACCTTTGCAGATTTGATGAAATTATAA
- a CDS encoding PocR ligand-binding domain-containing protein yields the protein MICTNEDTKLINEIMRDFTNITKIAAIFVNNRGKVLSQEYNFSPFCKVVRRNPSYAKRCNQCDLYGGLDATKELSSCPYRCHMGLIDFSVPIMKDGAILGFIMAGQTKTEDTTIKPILPTQTDWHDDTKLRALYRTLPVLTAEQIYSATKVLRILVEHYFPFNDAIAEEMPYEQLPDFVESERPINRPEIRKAMLYIEKNLSKRVSLRRISEHIHLSESYFSKIFKDDTGLSVVQYITLLRIQEAKKLLVYSQLTVNQISKTLGYNRTSYFCKIFKMATTETPHSYRKKYAKPIDA from the coding sequence ATGATTTGTACGAATGAAGATACTAAGCTTATCAATGAAATCATGCGCGATTTCACAAACATAACAAAAATCGCCGCCATTTTTGTAAATAATCGTGGAAAAGTATTATCTCAAGAATATAACTTTTCTCCATTTTGTAAGGTTGTAAGGCGCAATCCAAGCTACGCCAAACGCTGCAATCAATGCGACTTATATGGTGGACTAGATGCTACAAAAGAACTATCCTCCTGCCCATATCGCTGTCACATGGGCCTTATAGATTTCTCCGTGCCCATCATGAAAGATGGTGCCATCTTAGGTTTTATCATGGCCGGGCAAACGAAAACAGAGGATACGACAATTAAGCCCATCTTACCTACCCAAACCGATTGGCATGATGATACTAAACTTCGCGCCTTGTATCGGACCTTGCCTGTTTTGACTGCAGAACAAATTTACAGCGCTACAAAGGTTTTACGGATTTTGGTAGAACACTACTTCCCATTTAACGATGCCATAGCTGAAGAAATGCCTTATGAACAATTGCCAGACTTTGTAGAATCGGAACGCCCTATTAATCGTCCAGAAATCCGAAAAGCTATGTTATATATAGAAAAAAACCTGAGCAAACGCGTGTCGCTCAGGAGGATTTCGGAACATATTCATTTAAGCGAGTCCTACTTCTCTAAAATTTTTAAAGATGATACAGGACTTTCAGTAGTGCAATATATAACACTATTGCGTATACAAGAAGCCAAAAAGTTATTAGTATATTCCCAACTAACGGTTAATCAGATTAGTAAAACATTGGGCTATAACAGAACAAGCTATTTCTGTAAAATTTTCAAAATGGCTACCACTGAAACACCACATTCGTATCGGAAAAAATATGCGAAACCTATAGATGCTTAA
- a CDS encoding iron-containing alcohol dehydrogenase, with the protein MEFSYFLPVNIQFGWNKVDHIADFAAPYGKKALIVTGRSSAKKSGLYDRVVAKLDAAHIDHVLFDQVDANPLTTTALDGAALAKSESCDMVIAIGGGSIMDCAKGIAFMAVNDGDINDYIFNRKVSDNALPLIVIPTTCGTGSEGNGFGVLTNPETGDKKSLRCNAIVPKVSIVDPAVMGTMPPHVLASVGFDALCHNIEAYTSKTAQPFTDALAHYAVTLLAQYLVPLYKHVKATAEGKPAVLNEKQLTKAWEAVTLASTIGGMVINTAGVTLAHGMEHPASGLKDITHGVGLAVIEPVAVEYTWSANPDKFDALARIFNHGDGSELGEALRLIVHDLDLTTNLTELGFTKKDIPWLVDNVYVVATGNIANTVAEISRKDIEELYKKMF; encoded by the coding sequence ATGGAATTCTCTTATTTTTTACCTGTAAATATCCAATTTGGTTGGAATAAAGTAGATCATATTGCCGATTTTGCCGCGCCTTATGGCAAGAAAGCCCTTATTGTAACTGGTCGCAGTAGTGCGAAAAAATCTGGCTTATATGACCGTGTTGTGGCAAAGCTTGATGCGGCGCATATTGACCATGTCCTTTTTGATCAAGTTGATGCTAATCCGTTGACTACAACAGCGTTAGACGGCGCTGCTTTAGCTAAATCTGAAAGTTGCGATATGGTGATTGCTATCGGTGGTGGGTCCATTATGGACTGTGCAAAAGGGATTGCCTTCATGGCTGTCAATGATGGCGACATCAACGACTATATTTTCAACCGTAAAGTCAGTGATAATGCGTTGCCTCTTATTGTCATTCCTACAACCTGTGGTACCGGCTCTGAAGGCAATGGTTTTGGGGTCCTTACTAATCCTGAAACAGGGGACAAAAAATCTTTGCGTTGTAACGCTATCGTGCCTAAGGTTTCCATCGTAGATCCTGCTGTAATGGGCACTATGCCACCTCATGTATTGGCATCTGTTGGCTTTGATGCACTCTGCCACAATATCGAGGCCTATACCTCTAAAACAGCGCAACCTTTCACCGATGCATTGGCTCATTATGCGGTGACATTATTAGCACAATATCTTGTACCTCTATATAAACATGTGAAAGCGACAGCTGAAGGCAAACCAGCAGTACTCAATGAAAAACAACTTACAAAAGCTTGGGAAGCTGTTACATTAGCAAGCACCATTGGGGGCATGGTTATTAATACAGCTGGTGTAACACTAGCACATGGCATGGAACATCCAGCCAGTGGCCTTAAAGATATCACCCACGGAGTAGGCCTTGCTGTTATTGAGCCTGTTGCTGTGGAATACACATGGAGTGCAAACCCTGATAAATTTGACGCCTTGGCTCGTATATTTAACCACGGAGATGGCTCTGAACTAGGTGAAGCATTACGCTTGATTGTACATGACCTAGATCTTACTACAAACCTTACAGAATTAGGCTTTACGAAAAAAGACATTCCATGGCTTGTAGATAATGTATACGTTGTCGCTACAGGAAATATTGCTAATACAGTTGCTGAAATAAGTCGTAAAGATATAGAAGAGTTGTATAAAAAGATGTTTTAA
- a CDS encoding dicarboxylate/amino acid:cation symporter, translating to MADQNNKNVDALAQEITLKSRGQGKLRQFILWMGALIIGAILGWQHIPALNELFNFIAAVFTRLFQFIAIPTVSLAVITTLSMLGAKKDTGRIFGHAVVYTLLTTICAAAVGLGLFLWIAPGNLPLDVIGAGAAQVPEKLGHVTYYDHFLSVIPNNIMKPYLEGNVLSVMFISASVGLAFAFMPRTEGREAVLKVLFGLQELLFTLIKALLYVLPIGILAFAGQLSAQIEAGVIVGALGKYTAVVIGGNLIQFFIVIPLFLLFRGLNPVDVFRKMSPAVAVALFTKSSAATLPVTLASAEDNLKAHPAVARFVLPICTTINMNGCAAFILVTSLFVMQNAGIELTMGTMIAWLFIAVLAAIGNAGVPMGCYFLTLSLMSSIGAPIGLLGIILPIYTIIDMIETAENVWSDASVCAMVDHDLQGKLDDSSGDDMPQFQGA from the coding sequence ATGGCAGATCAAAACAACAAAAACGTCGATGCCTTAGCGCAAGAGATTACCTTAAAAAGCCGCGGTCAAGGCAAATTGCGTCAGTTTATTCTTTGGATGGGTGCACTTATCATTGGTGCTATCTTGGGATGGCAACATATTCCAGCGTTAAATGAATTATTTAACTTTATTGCCGCTGTGTTCACACGTTTATTCCAATTCATCGCAATTCCAACTGTGTCCTTAGCAGTAATTACTACATTATCTATGCTCGGTGCTAAAAAGGATACAGGTCGTATCTTTGGTCATGCTGTAGTATATACATTGCTTACTACAATTTGTGCAGCAGCCGTGGGCCTTGGCTTGTTCCTATGGATTGCGCCAGGTAACTTACCACTTGATGTAATTGGTGCTGGTGCAGCGCAAGTACCTGAAAAATTAGGTCATGTAACATATTATGATCACTTCTTATCCGTTATTCCTAACAATATTATGAAACCATATTTGGAAGGTAACGTATTGTCCGTTATGTTTATCTCTGCTTCCGTTGGTTTAGCGTTTGCATTTATGCCTCGTACAGAAGGTCGCGAAGCAGTATTGAAAGTACTGTTCGGCTTACAAGAACTACTATTTACATTGATTAAAGCATTACTTTATGTGTTGCCAATCGGCATCCTTGCTTTTGCAGGTCAATTATCTGCTCAAATCGAAGCGGGCGTCATCGTTGGTGCTTTAGGTAAATACACTGCTGTTGTTATCGGCGGTAACTTGATCCAATTCTTTATCGTTATTCCATTGTTCTTGTTGTTCCGTGGCTTAAACCCTGTGGACGTATTCCGTAAAATGTCTCCAGCTGTAGCAGTTGCATTATTCACTAAATCTTCTGCTGCAACATTGCCTGTAACATTGGCATCTGCTGAGGATAATTTGAAAGCTCACCCTGCAGTAGCTCGTTTTGTATTGCCAATTTGTACAACTATTAATATGAATGGCTGTGCAGCGTTTATTCTTGTAACATCCTTATTCGTAATGCAAAATGCAGGTATTGAATTAACTATGGGCACAATGATTGCTTGGTTGTTCATTGCTGTACTTGCTGCCATTGGTAATGCCGGCGTTCCAATGGGCTGTTACTTCTTAACACTGTCCTTGATGAGCTCCATCGGTGCTCCAATTGGTTTGCTTGGTATCATCTTGCCAATCTATACAATTATCGATATGATCGAAACTGCTGAAAACGTATGGTCTGACGCATCCGTATGTGCTATGGTTGACCATGACCTTCAAGGTAAATTGGACGATTCCAGTGGCGACGATATGCCACAATTCCAAGGTGCTTAG
- a CDS encoding flavodoxin family protein — protein sequence MKSIVIYSSLTGNTKQVAEAITSVLPAGTPCVSMKELPTDLSSYDLVFVGFWVDKGTANKEARDVLGTLHNPHIALFATAGVPPQMAHAKESLINAANCLPDGVESVGTFICQGKVDPKVIEMMYKMFPKGHSHGQSADRDARHKQAAVHPNKEDFQAAQDFAKDILIKLS from the coding sequence ATGAAGTCTATTGTTATATATTCTTCCCTTACAGGGAACACGAAACAAGTAGCTGAGGCTATTACTAGTGTATTGCCAGCAGGTACACCATGTGTATCTATGAAAGAATTGCCCACCGATTTATCATCTTACGATCTTGTGTTTGTAGGATTCTGGGTTGATAAAGGAACAGCCAATAAAGAAGCTCGTGATGTACTCGGTACATTACATAATCCACATATTGCCTTGTTTGCAACGGCAGGCGTACCACCACAAATGGCACATGCTAAGGAGAGTTTAATCAATGCAGCAAACTGTTTACCAGATGGAGTAGAGTCTGTAGGGACTTTCATCTGCCAAGGCAAGGTAGACCCTAAGGTCATCGAAATGATGTATAAAATGTTCCCTAAGGGACATAGCCATGGCCAATCAGCTGATAGAGATGCACGACATAAACAAGCTGCAGTACATCCAAATAAAGAAGACTTTCAAGCAGCACAAGACTTTGCTAAAGATATTCTTATAAAGCTTAGCTAA
- a CDS encoding DUF389 domain-containing protein, whose product MQINKYFDIHFERADDATIAKRLIGGAKIKGPALVILILSMFIASIGLNMNSTAVVIGAMLISPLMGPILATGFGFATLNFTVVKSAILRLSLQITIAVLASALYFYITPVQTATSELLARTEPNIFDVFIAIFGGLAGIIGQTRKTLDNVIPGVAIATALMPPLCTAGYGLANGNWHYFFGASYLFFINAFFIFFAAFIVLKGVYSLPFHKQVEEVNRRNQLIFLVIGLIMAIPSIYAGYDMTIKYSESNHMEQFIKNDINQEGRRQVIDYSLDQTNKLVNIVVIGAPVTSEEQAQLDDKLQKDEYLQPYTLRFVNSVDEKKSTMDKTNLNKSSENLETYKNLSNLYQPTYQLVSETINTMKTTEAEAKALFPFVSKVEGMPLIDNLEQPKASRYMVIIHTTSAVSDADSERIKAWLEAKLSAPVTISIEQTTSTL is encoded by the coding sequence ATGCAAATAAATAAATACTTTGATATACATTTTGAGCGAGCTGATGATGCAACTATCGCTAAAAGACTGATAGGTGGTGCTAAGATTAAGGGACCTGCTTTGGTTATCCTGATCCTTTCCATGTTTATTGCCTCTATTGGGTTGAATATGAATAGTACGGCAGTTGTTATTGGTGCTATGCTTATATCGCCGTTGATGGGACCTATTTTGGCAACTGGTTTTGGCTTCGCTACGCTTAATTTTACAGTTGTAAAAAGTGCTATTTTAAGATTGTCCTTACAGATTACGATTGCTGTTTTGGCATCTGCTTTATATTTTTATATTACTCCCGTTCAGACGGCTACATCTGAACTATTAGCGCGTACAGAACCGAATATTTTTGATGTATTCATTGCTATATTTGGTGGGTTAGCCGGGATTATTGGGCAAACGCGTAAGACTTTAGATAATGTTATACCAGGTGTTGCGATTGCAACTGCACTTATGCCGCCACTATGTACGGCAGGATATGGACTTGCTAATGGAAATTGGCACTATTTCTTTGGGGCTAGCTATTTATTCTTTATAAATGCATTTTTCATCTTCTTTGCAGCTTTTATTGTTTTAAAAGGTGTATATAGTTTGCCATTCCATAAACAAGTAGAAGAGGTTAATCGTCGTAACCAGCTAATATTTCTCGTGATTGGTCTTATTATGGCTATACCAAGTATTTATGCAGGCTATGATATGACCATCAAGTATTCTGAGTCAAATCATATGGAGCAGTTTATTAAGAATGATATTAATCAAGAGGGACGTCGACAAGTGATTGATTATTCATTGGATCAAACGAATAAGCTAGTAAACATAGTAGTTATAGGCGCTCCTGTGACTTCAGAGGAGCAAGCCCAGTTGGATGATAAGTTACAGAAGGATGAGTACTTGCAGCCTTATACATTACGATTTGTTAATAGCGTAGATGAGAAAAAATCTACTATGGATAAGACGAACTTGAATAAATCTTCGGAGAATCTTGAAACATATAAAAACTTGAGTAATCTGTACCAGCCGACTTATCAATTAGTAAGTGAAACTATAAATACTATGAAAACGACAGAAGCTGAAGCAAAGGCGTTATTCCCGTTTGTAAGCAAAGTAGAAGGTATGCCTTTGATAGATAATCTAGAACAGCCTAAAGCGAGTCGCTATATGGTGATCATCCATACTACATCCGCTGTATCTGATGCAGATTCAGAACGAATAAAAGCTTGGTTAGAGGCTAAATTATCAGCACCTGTAACTATTTCTATTGAGCAAACAACGTCAACTCTATAA
- a CDS encoding MetQ/NlpA family ABC transporter substrate-binding protein, whose amino-acid sequence MKKWLALAATAVLGASLLISGCGSSTNNASSSGSKEVLKVAANPVPHAEILEQVKPILAKEGVDLQIVEFTDYIQPNMALSSHEVDANFFANVPYQNNYNKDHGTNFVSFAPVHIEPLAIYSQKIKDLKDLPNGAKVAIPSDPTNSARALLLLQSAGLVTLKDPTGLTNTVFDVTSNPKNIQITELEAAQIPRSIQDLDAAVINANYALPAGLNPTKDGLFVEKADSPYANLLSVNPGDENKPAIQKLAKALQSPEVKKFIEEHYKGAIIPAF is encoded by the coding sequence ATGAAAAAATGGTTAGCATTAGCAGCGACGGCCGTACTGGGTGCGTCCTTATTGATTAGTGGTTGTGGCTCTTCCACAAATAACGCGAGCTCTAGTGGCTCTAAAGAGGTATTAAAGGTAGCAGCAAATCCTGTACCTCATGCTGAAATCTTAGAACAAGTTAAACCTATCTTGGCTAAGGAAGGTGTAGACTTACAAATCGTTGAATTTACAGACTACATTCAACCAAATATGGCTCTATCTAGCCATGAAGTAGATGCAAACTTCTTTGCAAACGTACCTTACCAAAATAACTACAATAAAGATCATGGTACAAATTTTGTAAGCTTTGCACCAGTTCACATTGAACCATTGGCTATTTACTCTCAAAAAATTAAAGACTTGAAAGACTTGCCAAATGGCGCAAAAGTAGCAATTCCATCTGATCCAACAAACAGTGCTCGTGCACTTCTCTTGTTGCAAAGTGCTGGTCTAGTAACATTAAAAGATCCAACTGGTTTGACTAATACAGTATTTGATGTAACTAGCAATCCTAAAAATATTCAAATTACTGAGTTAGAAGCAGCTCAAATTCCTCGTTCTATCCAAGACTTAGATGCAGCAGTAATCAATGCTAACTATGCATTGCCAGCTGGTCTTAACCCTACAAAAGATGGATTATTCGTAGAAAAAGCTGACTCTCCATATGCAAATCTTCTTTCCGTTAACCCTGGTGATGAAAATAAACCTGCTATTCAAAAATTAGCTAAAGCATTACAATCTCCAGAAGTTAAGAAATTCATTGAAGAACACTACAAAGGTGCAATTATCCCAGCGTTCTAA